ATAGCGTGCTAAATGCCACATACCAAAAAAGAGAGGTTTTAGATGAAGAAACTTCATGTAGGTGGGGAAGAATCAAGAGTCTTTACCTGGTGACCACTTTGGTTGGCGAGATCAGGATCAGCAGAACGCGGCAGGGGGACTGTACGGTGCTTCTTCTTACCGTAGCGTTTAGCGGAGCTTGCTCTCAGAACGTCTTCTTTCTTTGTCCTCCTCACTGGTATTGTCCCCGAGGAACACGCTCCGGTCTGGTGCCATAACTGAGTGACTGGATTGAACTTCTCTTTTGGCTTCTCAGACACTTTGTTCTCACCAAACATCAGGTCAGGGATGGTACTAGGATTCATCTGTTTTTAATAAACATAATATGTTAAGTCATAGACAAAACTAAAAAAGGATTGAGGCAAATGGTGAATCAAGAATACCTGAATCTTGTGGTCTTTGAGGAAAGGATGGTCAAAAGCTGGTTGCTTGGAGATATGAACACAGTCTATTATGTCACCGTCTGGACTCTGTTCACACACACACTCAAGGAGTTAGATTTACACATAGTAATCAAAAGGTTCCAACTTTCTTCTTACTAAACGATGGAACCAAAGCTTGCATGAAAGTAAAAAAGGCTAAAAACCTGAATGCTCTTAACGGCTGGTTTGTTCAATCGTTTCAAGTGTTTGTGCACTTCCAAGTTCTGAGTCGAGACACTGAGCCTCCCTGCTGCGCATGTTAGAGAGAGCAGTCCCCAAGAGCAGAACCAAATGAAAACCCTCTCATTGCTAAAATGCGCCTCAGAACTCATCTTCTCAGTCTAAAGCCAACAAGAAGAAAGAGAGAAAGATATGGTTCTCACTAATCTAAGAAAGCTCTTTATTTGGTGGAGTTTTTTTGAAAAAAGCAAACACCTTTATTAGTCTTCTTCTCTCTAGAAGACCTCTTACTCTGTAACCCACCACCACTAACACCAGTGATTCTGCAGCGACATTGAAGTGGGTCTCTCCTTTTTTGATGATGAAAAGACTCCCACTTTTTGTCTTTCTCCTTTTTTTGCCACTTTCTCTCTCTCTACTTCTAATTAACCCTTAAAAATACATGTTATGTATGAGTAATAAAGACAAAACTAATAAAGATCCAATTACTTTACAGCCCTCGAAAGTAAATAATTACGAAAACGAAACCGTCTAAAAACATCATTCGGAAAAAAACACCTCAACTTTCAAATGATTATTTGTTTAATGGGTATTCAAATAATTGTTTGTTTAATGATAAAAACATTAACGGTAAAAATACATGTGTATAAAATGAGTTTTGTGCTGTCTTTGGTAACAAATAAGAGGATTCGTTTTGTGATGTCTTTGAGTTTCACTGAAAGGTAAGGTTAATCTAATACGGTCACTGGATCAGTCTAATATTCAAACTCTAAGAGAAATGTGTGGCATAGCTCTACTTTCTTAAGAGAAATGAGATGTGTAACATGTGTTAATCACAAATCAATATTATTCCTAACGAAATAAGAGTTTGGCATATGCTTATATAAAAAATAATACCATTATAAGTTCTATAACTGTAAAAAAAAAACAATTTGAAATATGATGCAAGTAGGAACCCACAAGCATGGCGAGTTAGTCGATGCAACTCCTGAAGAGCAACGAACCAAAATTGATTGCATAGAATATCAAAATATGGTAAATTAGTTGGTTTGCTAGATTATAGGAAGTATAGTATTTTAATTTTAACTAAATAAAGAAAATACAATAAATATTTTAAGGTTATTAATTATTTCAGTGACATATTGTAAGTTTAAAGTTTAATTCTTATTTGTACTTCTATTTTAATAGTACAGATGCAAGACTAAACTCCCAAACTTAATGATAAATAATGATAAGTTAGTGTTATGCAATTTAATGCGAAGACGGTCGTTTCAATCTACACTATTAAACAATAATCTCTAATAGAATTATGTTTTTGTTTTTTAAAGTTAATTATAATAGTATGCCACTGCTTTTTAAAATTATTTTAATTAAAAAGATATTCTTTTTTTCAACCGATCAGAATTCATCAATTTTCCAAACCAATTATATTCCACATCATTTAATATAATTCCATCTTTGTATCGTTCTTTTTTCTAACTGACTAAATTCATAAAAAAAAATATATAATAATGCTCTAAGAACCTCTCCTGTTTTCTAGATACACACTCTAATCTAATAGCTTACTCAAACACTGAAAAGCCACAGAATATATAAAAAAATTATTTGCGTACTTTTCAAGCATATATTCCTCTTCTACACTAGTGTTTCTTTCTGTTTTTTTTTTTTTGAGCAAAGTGTTTCTTTCTGTTAATTTATGATTTTGAAATGAGAAAATTCTGAAACATCGTATCGAACGATGTCAATAAAGATACAATAAATAAACGAGAACAAAGTTCTGCAAAAAGTGGCAACTTTATCAGTAAATATTAAACATATTGTTTTGACCCATCATGCTACTGGTCCAATAGCTTATTACTTTTTGTTAAATACATTCTAGTACTATATTTTATTTGAGCAACTCAGATTAAACAACTAATTACTTCTTCTTTTTTGAGAAAAATAATAATTACATTGTTTTGTTATAAAATATATACGCATATATAGTTTTCTGTTATCACGAAATAGACAACTAAAACTACATTTTTTTTGTCAACCAACTAAAACTACATAGTTATAAATTATAATTAATGTTCTACAAAACAAAGCTACTTTGTTACAAAACAACGCTACTTTGTTCTAAAAAAAACATAGCTACTTTCCACTCAAATAGCGGATTCAGGGTGCATGGTAGCCGTACAGAAATGAAAATATATAAATCAGCTTATTTGTAAAAATAATTTGATAATTCCTATGGAGTTGGCTTATAAACTATTATATAATTATTTTAAAAAACTTCCGTTGAACACACTTAAACTTTATCTTTAAATTGACTTATTGTTTTTTCTTTACTGAAATTTACTTATTGTTATTTATTTGAATGGTTGATAGTATTACTGCACTAGAAAACTAAGTCTAAAGTAATCTAAAATGTCACCAAAACATCAACTTGATTATAATACTTTTAACAACACTTAGAAATATTATCTCCATGTACAGAAGATTAATGTTCTGCTTTTTTATTATACACTAAAGAGTAAGGTTTTAAGTTTAGTTAATGCATTTCACTTTAAAATTAAAACATAAATTTAAAGTAACATATATATATATAAGTGGATGAAATTTATTAGGAAGAAAATAAAACTTTATAAAATTTACAAATTAAATTATAGGATAATAAATAAAAATAAATATTAAAATTTTCTTAATACGTATAAACAACATTAAATATCATTTAAAAAAATACAGAGGGAGTATAAGTTTCTAAAGTTAAAGATAAGCGTAACAGAAAATATGACTGGAATAAAACAAAGCTTTCACATTGATCCAAAATTTAGAATATGTTAAAATTAAAATAATCTATAATTTAAATATAAAAATGTGTAAAATGATGGAAATTAATCTAAAATTTGATAAAAGTAATAAAATCGTATGTTATAAACAGTGGTGTAATTTGAGAATGGAATAATAGTAAATATGGTTGGTAGTTGGTACGAGTTGCCTGGTAAAAATAATGCTGTCTTTTGTTTGTTTGCAAATAGTTCCAGTCTAGTTAAGGACTATAAACCTGTATATTATGGGGAAGCAGACACAAGATTATCTGTCCCGATGTAGCTGTTGGCCTATCTTCTCTTTCGGTTTGCTCGCCGTTACCAAGGGAAACGGAGACAGTGCCAGTCCCCGTTTAAATTCTGACGGCGTCATCTCATTGATTGACTCGACGAAGGGAGAAATAAATCAAATCTAACGAACGTTGGGGAATCCAATACGAGTCAAAGACTGCAGCAGAGCATCATTATGAGGTTCCACAGAAAAGAGAGATTTTGGTATAAAATTTTAAAGGGTTTTTATGATTGTCACTTTTGATATTTTAAAAGAACTTACAAATTTCCTGTACTTAATTTTCACTTGTATCAGAGAAGTCATGAAAAACAAGCTAGTGTCAGAAGGCTTTTCTAGTTATTCTATGCCACTTTGAAGCAATTAAAAAACATATCTATTTATAAATAATAACTATAATGCTTTTTTTTTGTCAACACTATAATGCTTAAAACTCTAAATTTCCTAGTCCGTAATAAAGTCATCAGTGAGTAATAGATATGTTAATTTTTTAAGAAGAACGAATTTCATAAAATGTTCTCTTAATTAATTTCTTATTCTTGTTTATTTTGTTAGATAGCTTTGAGTAGGTAGGTTAGGTACAGGAAGTAAAAAAGATGAGCATTTACATGTGTTCTTTCGGTTTTTTTTTTGTGAAGTCTTTAATTAATTCAGCCATCATCCTCGTTAATCACCACTCTTGTCTTTTCTAATTACAAAAAGTAAATTGTACTCCTTGTCTAACGTGCGTGCACTAAACAGACAAAAGTGATTACCGCAAATTTCATCTACGGTTCGTATAATCTCTCGGTGCTAATCGGACTGTTGGATGCATCTGGTATCATGTTCTTTTGATAACTAAAACTTTGTTTCCTGACCGTTTTGATTAAAGACTGATCTTTAGAAGTTAGAAAACAATGTACTAATGTTACAAGGGATTTAAAAACGTCTGCCAGTCAATTCTGTAATAGTAGTACTTGACATATGGGCCCATATCCATATATGCAGTGTTCTTACACTAGCTAGATTTTATGGATATCTGAGCATGACAAACTTTTAGTCATTTGTCATTGCAGAATCAATGGTTCTTATAGTTAAAGCCTAAAGGCATGCGTTTCATTATTACATAAGTCTGTCTTTTAAGCATTAGTTCTTGTTAGAAATGGAGTTATATAATGTTGCGGTAATTATGATCCGCCGAGACAGAGCGAAGTGAAAAATTGAATCGATTTTAAGTTCCTATTGATTAATCTAAAATCACAATTTCGTGATCCTGTTTTAATTCTCATTTCATGAATATCAAAGTTTTTGGTTCTTTCTAATTTTGTTTCCAAATTGAATACGGGACTTGTTGCCACTTAAGCCTTTATCGGTCATCCTATTCGCACGAACTTGGGCCATCTTAATCCTCCTCGCACTGACTCGGCACAAGTTGGATTTGTTTCATTTACGGTATAACTAATATGCCTCGTGAATTTTGTTTTATACCATTTTCACACATAGCTGCTTGTGTAATTTATGTTCTATAGTTCGGAATGATAAACATTATAATTTCGATATAATTCAGTGAAACTTTAGTCGACACAAATAAAAACTGAGATGGAAAAATTATAAATTAAACATTTTTTTTTATCAAACAACAATTCCATTAATTTAAAGTCTCAACCTCCATCAAAAGAGGAAATATAAAGTAGAAAGGCACAATTTGCCATATTACATACAAACACAAGGAAACACAACATATACATGTGAATCCTCAAAAGATAAGATAAAAGATCGAATAGCCAATAAAATCCAATGAACATCAGAAGGCAACTCTCTAAAAGGAGGTGACTGAGTTCATGGCAGTCTGAGTGCAAACCAGCTGAGAAATGCCCAAAAGGGCTAGACACTCTGCAACAAAGGCAGTAAGGTCATGATACTGGGACAATGAACAACCAAGTCTTCGTGAGACCAAACAAATCTGATGTAATGTAAAGAAGCAAATACCGTTGCTTTTCTTTCCAAATTGCCACCAATGGTTAGAAAACAATACATACACTTCCACAGTTAAACCACAGACATATAAAACCCTGCGTACTGCTCACTGTCCCAGTATATAACACTTTAAACATAAACAAATTCTAACAAACACCTGAGTTAAATAACTGGAAGGAACATTAAGAGTGACATACTTGAGGATTCTGCAAGATTTTGAAGTTCAGTTCCCACATAAAGTACCTCAGAACGCTATGAAACTTTAAGCCTTTCACGTTTTTGGGAAAGACTTTTCTTCAATTGAAAATCGGGAATTAGATTCCATAAAACATCTCAAACCTGGAGAAAAATATAAGAGATAGATTGTATCCTTGCATAAGGCCCATAAAACATAAGATATTGTCGGACAAGCCAGCCCGAGACTTCGGCTTAAGGAAACGGCTAACGGCTTAGCGCGCGGTCTCGGCTCCTGACCACTTTTACTTGGCTCCACGAAATAGGAGCGCCGACTTGGTTACGAGGCTAATTACTCGAGCCTTTTATCAGGCCGGAGAAGAGCTAAAGCCCATTACTGTGAGACGAGCTAGGGTAAACGGTGGAGAAGGAAAGTTCGACTACATAAGGAGGAGAGAGGGGAAAAGAGGAGGATCCGAACATCTACACACACTCTTGGCGCTAAAACTAGGTTTTACTCTTTTGTATTTTTGTCGACTTGTATTTTCTTGGCCACTTCTCCAAGCACCGGCTTACTTTCTAACAGTTGTTCCTCATTTGTAACCGAACAACATTCCAATCTAATAAAATGCATTTGAACTAACCCACCGACAAGTTCGGTTTCTCTTCCTCGTTTCCCGACTGAACTAACCGAACTTGGTTCAAACAAAAAAGTTCAGCAAGAAATCAGTAGACATCTCAAGGAAACACACATATTCACACACACAGACAACAAAACTTTAAACTTCAACAGAAATAGACCCAAATAAATTTCAGTTCCAAAGAAGATTTTGAGAGGGTTCAATGATTTGAGAAGTGTACCTCGCTCCATTCCGAGACGGTCACACAAGAACAATCTCCTTGACGAATAAAAGAAAATATCGACAAAAGACTGATCTACCAAAAAAACTCTAAGTAGAGTTATGCTCGGTGAGTGTTTACAGATAAATCTCCTGATTAAACACTTTGAGACATCCTCTAGATCAAATCATCCGAAAACAGAGTTAACTGGAATTTCATTATAATCTATATGTCAATCAAAAGCTAGATTAAACACGCTTAACTAACTAATCATATTCTTAGATCAAAACCGATTCTTTGAATACAGAACAAATTATATAAACATCCTCCCATCACAGATAATTTCGTCACTCTAAATGAAGATGATAGTAATTCTGATGATTAACAATCGAAGAAGAAGAAGAAGACGACGACGATGATGAATCGTCATCCCAACTATCATCATCAGGTTCTGGTGGGGCAACACAGATATAATTCCAGAACCATAACACGAATCGACCCAATTGCTGAAGCGGAAAACAGCAAACGAGCTGCAACATCTCGCCGCTTCTG
This genomic interval from Brassica oleracea var. oleracea cultivar TO1000 chromosome C2, BOL, whole genome shotgun sequence contains the following:
- the LOC106327586 gene encoding uncharacterized protein LOC106327586, which gives rise to MVFRGDTVMSVAHLSADIFQRLRWIPASDRIRSGEMLQLVCCFPLQQLGRFVLWFWNYICVAPPEPDDDSWDDDSSSSSSSSSSSIVNHQNYYHLHLE